The following is a genomic window from Methylomarinum vadi.
ATCCGAGGTAAAATTTTCACCGATATTGACAGGGAGGTAGTTAAAAACCGTGCCCGCCGATATCCTTTGCAACCCCCTGACCTGAATATCTTCAACGACAAAGCCGTCGGCGGCTTTCAGCGCCGGCACGGCCATTGCCGCCAACATCAGGAATGGAAAAATATGTTTCTTTTTCACAAAGGGTTACCGGTTAAATTAAATGGCGAAAATTATATCATGCCGAGGTTCGCTTTCAGGATTGCCGAAGCTAAATAACGGTTGCAATCAAGCTCTGGCAATCGGAAAAGCCAGCACCTCGTCGATGGTCTCGACTCCACTGATAATCATTAACAGCCTATCGAGACCGATAGCCACCCCACTGCAATCGGGTAATCCATGTTTTAACGCCGCCAAAAATCGCTCATCTTTCTCCACCGTCGGTAATTGCCGTACCTGGCGTTCGACAATTTCCTTATCAAAGCGTTTTTCCTGTTCGGAAGCATCCGCCAATTCAAAGAAGCCATTGCCTAATTCCATGCCTTTGACAAACACCTCGAACCGCTCCGCCACGCGGGAATCGTCTTCCTTGATTCTGGCCAAAGACGATTGAATGGCCGGATAACCATGCACCAGACAAACCGAATCCTTGCCCAGTTCAGGTTGCACCTTAAGGCTAAAGATCAAGTCCAGCCACATGGCATGATCGTCTTGGCATATGTCTATCGCCTCGGGCATATTGTTTCGCAGCGCAAACTGTTCGTAACGCCGGCGCTGAAAAGACAAGGGATCCAAGCCGGTATTAGCGACAAAAATATCCTGGTAGCTAACAATCTGCACCGACTGCAAGGAGAGATGGGGACTTAAAAGCCCCATCAACAAATCGGCGACTTCATTCATCAGGTCGGTCAAACGAAAGCCGACTCGATACCACTCCAAAATGGTGAATTCGGGATTATGATAACGTCCGCTCTCGCCATTTCTGAAAGCCTTGCAGACTTGATAAATCGACCCGCTTCCTGCTGCCAGCAAACGCTTCATCGCGAATTCCGGCGAGGTTTGCAGAAACAAGGTAGGCCGCGACGGCAAAAAATTGAAACGCGAACGAAAGAAATCGAGTTGTGGATCGGTGCCGGTGGCATGGCATAACAATGGCGTCTCGACTTCCATGACGTTCCGGCTTTGAAAAAAATCCCTGATGGCCGCCAGCAATTGCGCGCGGAAGCGCAATTGCCGCAGATCGCAGCTCGGCCGCCAATTGGCCGGTGTCACTATTCTTTTACACGGGAAACATATTCCCCAGTGCGGGTGTCGACCTTGATCAGCTCGCCGATTTGCACGAACAACGGCACGCGCACCACCGCTCCGGTCTCCAATGTGGCCGGCTTGCCGCCGCCGCCAGAGGTGTCGCCTTTTAGACCGGGGTCGGTTTCGGTAATGGTTAATTCGACGAAATTCGGCGGCATGACAGACAAGGGAGAGTCATTCCACAAGGTCATCGTACAGATATCCTGTTCTTTCAACCATTTTGCGGCGTCAGCTACCGCATTGGCATCGGCCTGATATTGCTCGAAGGTATCGGGCGCCATGAAATGCCAGAACTCGCCGTCGTTGTACAGATACTGCATCTCGACTTCGACAACATCGGCTCCCTCGACTGATTCACCCGACTTGAAGGTACGCTCAATCACACGCCCGGTTTTAAGGTTCCTGATTTTCACCCGGTTGAACGCTTGTCCTTTGCCCGGCTTGACGAACTCGTTTTCGATGATAGAGCAGGGATCTCCATCCAACATGATCTTCAAACCGCCCTTAAATTCGTTGGTGCTATAACTAGCCATTTTTTCCTCGTGTGAACAAACAATAATCTCAAGCATTATAAAGGATATGTATTTTGATAGGAATATTGGCTACCATTTATGCCTTTTTCAGCCTCACTACGGATAATTTTGAAACAATCGCAACACAACAACTGGCACAAACAACTCGCCGAAGGCTTCGGCGA
Proteins encoded in this region:
- the epmA gene encoding EF-P lysine aminoacylase EpmA: MTPANWRPSCDLRQLRFRAQLLAAIRDFFQSRNVMEVETPLLCHATGTDPQLDFFRSRFNFLPSRPTLFLQTSPEFAMKRLLAAGSGSIYQVCKAFRNGESGRYHNPEFTILEWYRVGFRLTDLMNEVADLLMGLLSPHLSLQSVQIVSYQDIFVANTGLDPLSFQRRRYEQFALRNNMPEAIDICQDDHAMWLDLIFSLKVQPELGKDSVCLVHGYPAIQSSLARIKEDDSRVAERFEVFVKGMELGNGFFELADASEQEKRFDKEIVERQVRQLPTVEKDERFLAALKHGLPDCSGVAIGLDRLLMIISGVETIDEVLAFPIARA
- the efp gene encoding elongation factor P — protein: MASYSTNEFKGGLKIMLDGDPCSIIENEFVKPGKGQAFNRVKIRNLKTGRVIERTFKSGESVEGADVVEVEMQYLYNDGEFWHFMAPDTFEQYQADANAVADAAKWLKEQDICTMTLWNDSPLSVMPPNFVELTITETDPGLKGDTSGGGGKPATLETGAVVRVPLFVQIGELIKVDTRTGEYVSRVKE